A window of Thermococcus aggregans contains these coding sequences:
- a CDS encoding acetate--CoA ligase family protein: MNEDIKQLERIFEPKSIAIIGASPRPGKIGNMVLKNIISGGYEGKIYPINPNYDEILGFKCYDSILDVPDTVDLAILAVPSSIVPKALEECGEHGVAGAVIFASGFSEYSEHGRQLEDELLRISKKHGIRVIGPNCMGFFNAEAKLNATFSPGITSDIIRKGYAAFISQSGALSTAVLLEAASQGVYFDKFFTLGNKIDIDESDILLYLNQKESIKLVAIYMEGLRENKGRAFLDTAKKVSKTKPIVVLKAGKTEAGSKAARSHTGSLSGVYAIYQAAFNQANVIEVNTLRELLSFAKLLSVKHPIKGEKIAIISGSGGAAVLATDGLESANIKITPLPEDIKSDLKELLSVPRYAAIDNPMDLTFEGATPENFEMAIKYIASKKVADIVLICLIGSRAVNVVETLIQLNEEVNMPLIACWTGKNRKEIIEAAELLNKNGIPVFDFPTEAGRYLGRYIQYLKRRE, from the coding sequence TTGAACGAAGATATTAAACAGCTAGAGAGGATATTCGAACCTAAATCTATAGCCATAATCGGAGCTTCCCCTAGGCCTGGAAAAATTGGAAATATGGTGTTGAAAAACATCATCTCGGGAGGGTATGAGGGCAAGATATATCCCATTAATCCTAATTATGATGAGATACTTGGGTTCAAATGTTATGACTCAATTTTAGATGTTCCGGATACCGTTGACTTGGCAATACTTGCTGTACCGTCGAGTATAGTTCCTAAAGCACTTGAAGAGTGTGGGGAACATGGAGTAGCGGGAGCAGTAATCTTTGCTTCGGGATTTTCAGAGTACTCTGAGCATGGTCGTCAACTCGAAGATGAACTTTTGAGGATATCAAAAAAACATGGAATCAGAGTAATCGGTCCCAACTGCATGGGATTTTTTAATGCTGAGGCTAAGTTAAATGCAACATTTTCCCCTGGAATAACATCGGATATTATAAGAAAAGGATATGCTGCCTTTATTTCTCAAAGTGGAGCTTTAAGTACTGCAGTTCTCTTAGAGGCAGCTTCCCAAGGAGTCTATTTTGATAAATTTTTCACACTCGGTAATAAGATTGATATCGACGAGTCTGACATACTTTTGTATCTCAATCAGAAAGAGAGTATCAAACTAGTAGCTATATACATGGAGGGACTAAGAGAGAACAAGGGAAGAGCTTTCCTTGATACCGCGAAAAAGGTCTCTAAAACAAAGCCTATTGTTGTATTAAAAGCCGGAAAAACAGAAGCGGGAAGTAAAGCTGCTAGATCACATACCGGGTCACTTTCGGGGGTATATGCAATATACCAAGCAGCGTTTAATCAAGCGAATGTTATTGAAGTTAATACATTGAGAGAACTGCTATCTTTTGCCAAGTTACTATCTGTTAAACATCCCATTAAGGGCGAAAAAATAGCAATAATTTCTGGGTCTGGAGGTGCTGCAGTTCTAGCTACTGACGGATTGGAAAGTGCAAATATTAAGATAACCCCTCTACCAGAGGACATTAAATCTGACTTAAAAGAACTTCTATCTGTTCCGCGATATGCCGCTATTGATAATCCGATGGATTTAACGTTTGAAGGAGCTACACCTGAAAATTTTGAAATGGCCATAAAATACATTGCCTCTAAAAAAGTGGCAGACATAGTTTTGATTTGTTTAATAGGTTCTAGAGCTGTAAATGTTGTTGAAACGTTGATACAGCTCAATGAAGAAGTAAACATGCCGCTAATTGCCTGCTGGACAGGGAAAAACAGGAAGGAAATCATCGAAGCTGCAGAATTGTTGAATAAAAATGGCATCCCGGTTTTTGATTTTCCAACTGAAGCTGGGAGATATTTGGGAAGATATATCCAATATCTGAAAAGGAGGGAGTAA
- a CDS encoding indolepyruvate oxidoreductase subunit beta codes for MKQNYYILITGVGGQGNILASRVLASAAINEGFSVRVGETYGASQRGGSVVSHVKFGSNVHSPLVPKGYTDVILGFEPLETLRVASEYASPNTEIIVNTRPITSGVPQYPDLNSILDELNKLPSTSYMLNATEEVLNAFGTVRTLNMFMLGVLCGLNILPISQENFEHAIISNVKEKYVNVNIRAFQAGMRKANELKREGE; via the coding sequence ATGAAACAAAACTATTATATCCTGATAACTGGAGTAGGAGGACAAGGCAACATTCTAGCCTCACGAGTGTTAGCTTCAGCAGCAATTAACGAAGGCTTTTCCGTCCGAGTTGGAGAAACTTATGGAGCTTCTCAAAGAGGAGGTTCTGTAGTTAGTCATGTCAAATTTGGGAGTAACGTACACAGTCCATTAGTTCCTAAGGGTTATACTGACGTGATCTTAGGTTTTGAGCCCCTTGAGACACTAAGAGTTGCAAGTGAGTATGCTAGTCCTAATACCGAGATAATAGTGAATACAAGACCAATTACGTCTGGAGTTCCTCAATATCCCGACCTCAATTCAATTTTGGACGAGCTGAATAAATTGCCCAGTACATCCTACATGCTTAATGCCACAGAGGAGGTTCTCAATGCCTTTGGAACAGTTAGAACACTTAACATGTTTATGTTAGGTGTCCTATGTGGTCTAAACATACTGCCAATATCCCAAGAAAATTTTGAACATGCTATAATATCCAATGTGAAGGAAAAATACGTAAATGTCAACATAAGGGCATTTCAGGCAGGAATGCGCAAAGCTAACGAACTGAAAAGGGAAGGGGAATGA
- a CDS encoding helix-turn-helix domain-containing protein, with amino-acid sequence MIVEFLTTRQGWRIDFTKRFPEGKIDLLGIFPYGNVVFSTQLVTGCSLETLDDFLSNVSSIQDYDIFPLSQKYHIVGVWDKQKYLTPEFVVKNAYPILLPSIEKGIAKWLFVVRDPSEVFSILFDSDEVISVTNFPKYSSESLTIVRRGIEDRFTPPQLSQSQKRILSVALNSGFYDYPRKINLQELSKILNLAPSTVSYNLRKAGKEILHWYINRFT; translated from the coding sequence ATGATAGTTGAATTTCTAACAACAAGACAGGGATGGCGTATAGATTTTACAAAACGGTTCCCTGAAGGTAAAATAGACTTACTTGGGATTTTCCCATACGGTAATGTAGTCTTTTCAACTCAGCTTGTTACGGGATGCTCTCTAGAGACACTGGATGATTTCTTATCAAATGTTAGCAGTATTCAAGATTACGACATTTTTCCACTTTCACAAAAGTACCATATAGTAGGAGTGTGGGACAAACAAAAGTATTTAACTCCAGAGTTCGTTGTAAAAAATGCCTATCCAATATTATTGCCCTCCATAGAGAAAGGCATTGCAAAATGGCTTTTTGTTGTCAGAGATCCATCAGAAGTATTTTCAATCTTATTTGATAGTGATGAAGTAATCTCAGTTACTAATTTTCCAAAGTACTCTTCTGAGAGTCTTACAATTGTACGAAGAGGAATTGAGGATAGATTCACTCCTCCGCAACTGTCTCAAAGCCAAAAAAGAATTCTATCAGTTGCGCTAAATTCTGGGTTTTACGACTATCCGAGGAAAATAAATCTGCAAGAACTTTCTAAAATTCTAAATCTGGCTCCTTCTACTGTCAGTTATAATCTAAGAAAAGCTGGAAAGGAAATATTGCACTGGTATATTAATAGATTTACTTGA
- a CDS encoding ATP-binding protein has product MFVNRKDELAFLESLYSSGKKEVLILYGRRRVGKTELVKRFIKGKTALYFLADREGLESNARRFYEEAAEVLGLPKVDVKDFREAFELIKLKAPDRLVVVIDEFSYLLLTDKNTPAVFQYVIDEVLDKRFFLILSGSIIGLMEGLMDYSNPLYGRRTAQLKLKPLNFFHVREYFRNSPIETVVKIYSVTGGVPMYFRLFEGKNFEEELPRVAFSPTSILYEEPEFILREELGDVHRYYLILEAIALGKHRVSEIASFAGIETKDMPKYLRTLISLELVRREVPITEPERSKKARYYLNDNFFAFWFRFVKPNRGRIEIGTFEMDWDAFNAYVGRAFEGVAREFLIELNRAGRLPFKFTKIGRWWHKSEEIDLLALNERERKALLVEVKWKELSEGEAKGILKDLERKVKLIGLEEWENFYGLVAKRIRGKEGLRDEGWLVWDLKDFKEV; this is encoded by the coding sequence ATGTTTGTCAACCGAAAAGATGAGCTCGCCTTCCTTGAGTCTCTCTACTCATCGGGCAAGAAGGAAGTTCTCATACTCTACGGGCGCAGGAGAGTTGGGAAAACGGAGCTCGTGAAAAGGTTCATCAAAGGAAAAACTGCCCTCTATTTCCTAGCGGACAGGGAGGGGCTTGAGTCGAACGCGAGGCGCTTTTATGAGGAAGCGGCTGAGGTTCTTGGACTCCCGAAGGTTGATGTGAAGGACTTCCGAGAGGCATTCGAGCTCATAAAGCTCAAGGCCCCAGACAGGCTCGTCGTTGTCATAGACGAGTTTTCATATCTCCTGCTCACCGATAAGAACACTCCCGCGGTTTTCCAGTACGTGATAGATGAAGTTCTCGACAAGAGGTTCTTCCTCATTCTGAGCGGTTCGATAATCGGCCTCATGGAAGGCCTCATGGACTACAGCAATCCCCTCTACGGGAGGAGAACCGCCCAGCTCAAGCTCAAACCCCTGAACTTCTTTCACGTCCGTGAATACTTCAGGAACTCCCCGATCGAGACCGTTGTGAAGATATACTCCGTGACGGGCGGCGTGCCGATGTACTTCAGGCTCTTTGAGGGGAAGAACTTTGAAGAGGAGCTCCCCAGAGTGGCGTTCTCGCCAACCTCAATCCTCTACGAGGAACCCGAATTCATTCTACGGGAAGAGCTTGGGGATGTCCACCGCTACTACCTCATACTTGAGGCGATTGCTCTTGGAAAGCACAGGGTCAGCGAGATTGCGAGCTTTGCCGGGATTGAGACGAAGGACATGCCGAAGTACTTGAGAACCCTTATCTCGCTCGAACTTGTGAGGCGAGAAGTACCAATCACTGAGCCGGAGAGGAGCAAAAAGGCGCGCTACTACCTCAACGACAACTTCTTTGCGTTCTGGTTCCGCTTTGTGAAGCCAAACAGGGGAAGGATAGAGATAGGGACGTTTGAGATGGACTGGGACGCCTTCAACGCCTACGTGGGCAGGGCCTTTGAAGGGGTGGCGCGGGAGTTTCTAATCGAGCTGAACCGGGCTGGAAGGCTTCCCTTCAAGTTCACTAAAATCGGCCGTTGGTGGCATAAGAGTGAGGAAATCGATCTGCTGGCTCTGAACGAGCGCGAGAGGAAGGCGTTGCTAGTTGAAGTTAAGTGGAAAGAACTAAGCGAAGGAGAAGCTAAGGGCATTTTGAAGGATCTGGAGAGGAAAGTAAAACTCATTGGGCTTGAAGAGTGGGAGAACTTTTACGGGCTTGTGGCAAAAAGGATAAGAGGGAAAGAAGGGCTGAGAGACGAAGGCTGGCTCGTGTGGGACTTGAAGGACTTTAAAGAAGTTTAA
- the iorA gene encoding indolepyruvate ferredoxin oxidoreductase subunit alpha, with protein MEENILKDAPGERLLLMGNEAIARGALEGGVKVATAYPGTPSSEILGTLYPLAQKIGLYAEWSTNEKIAAEVAYGAAISGLNALVAMKHYGLNVALDFLAKTPYIKTDAGLVIVVADDPQSHSSGSEQDTRFFGAYIMEVPTLEPATPQEAKDMCAYAFRLSEEYKIPVLLRSVTRVGHARQDVILGELKKDDTKPKIPEKHALIPGELGIKRHKELHEKVLSKIEEISNNSEFNLIKLPEDAEFGIITSGVGYEYTVEALELLGISEKVAVLKIGFAYPLPSKIIREFAEHVNKILVIEEGEPYLEIGVKTILYDLEETVEIHGKLEGSLPRWGELTPELVSEALNRVFEFLDIKKPEAGKLTNVKLPKRMISLCPGCPHRATGYALKMAARKSKIKVIYHGDIGCYALVGLPPLSLRDTSGAMGSSIGIGLGVGKANPDVKPIAMVGDSTFFHAGLSALANAVYTNTDVLVVVFDNGTTAMTGFQPNPGQYISISEIAKTMGVRFVMETDPYDIKQTEKVFEDALKSEGPAVVVAKHLCALYEARRGKSKAVPYTVDTTKCIGCKLCTNEFGCPAISLNSEGKATIDPVVCTGCGVCAQICPVGAIKELERRD; from the coding sequence ATGGAAGAAAATATACTTAAAGATGCCCCTGGAGAAAGACTTTTGTTAATGGGAAATGAAGCAATTGCACGAGGTGCTTTAGAAGGTGGAGTAAAGGTAGCTACAGCATATCCAGGAACGCCATCTTCTGAAATTTTAGGTACATTGTATCCACTTGCCCAAAAAATAGGGCTATATGCTGAATGGTCAACAAATGAAAAAATTGCAGCAGAAGTTGCATATGGAGCCGCTATTTCCGGTCTTAATGCGCTAGTGGCTATGAAACACTATGGATTAAACGTTGCATTAGACTTTTTAGCCAAAACGCCATACATTAAAACTGACGCAGGACTAGTTATAGTAGTTGCGGACGACCCCCAATCTCATAGTTCTGGATCAGAACAGGATACGAGATTTTTTGGTGCGTACATAATGGAAGTTCCAACGCTAGAACCGGCTACACCCCAAGAAGCAAAGGATATGTGTGCGTATGCATTTAGATTGTCAGAAGAGTATAAGATTCCTGTGCTGCTAAGATCAGTAACGAGAGTAGGACACGCTAGACAAGATGTAATTTTGGGTGAACTTAAGAAAGATGACACCAAACCAAAGATTCCGGAGAAGCATGCGTTAATACCGGGAGAACTGGGGATCAAACGACACAAAGAGCTTCATGAAAAAGTATTAAGCAAAATTGAAGAGATATCTAACAATTCGGAGTTCAACCTGATCAAACTCCCAGAAGACGCTGAATTTGGAATCATTACATCGGGTGTGGGCTATGAGTATACTGTGGAGGCATTAGAGTTACTTGGAATTTCAGAAAAAGTTGCAGTTTTAAAGATTGGCTTTGCTTACCCGTTGCCTTCGAAGATTATTAGAGAATTTGCAGAGCATGTGAATAAAATATTAGTTATAGAGGAAGGAGAACCTTACCTTGAAATTGGTGTAAAAACAATCCTATATGATCTTGAGGAGACTGTTGAGATTCATGGTAAGTTGGAAGGGAGTTTGCCCAGGTGGGGAGAACTAACTCCCGAACTAGTCAGTGAAGCTTTAAACAGAGTGTTCGAGTTCTTAGATATAAAGAAACCTGAAGCAGGCAAATTGACAAATGTGAAGCTTCCAAAAAGAATGATTTCACTATGCCCCGGATGCCCCCACAGAGCAACGGGATATGCCCTAAAGATGGCTGCACGTAAATCAAAGATAAAAGTGATATACCACGGTGACATTGGCTGTTATGCCTTAGTTGGGCTACCTCCGCTATCTCTTAGAGACACAAGTGGGGCTATGGGGTCATCCATAGGAATTGGCCTAGGTGTTGGAAAAGCAAATCCAGATGTTAAGCCAATTGCTATGGTCGGGGATTCAACCTTCTTCCATGCAGGGTTGTCAGCTTTAGCAAACGCTGTATACACCAATACGGATGTACTTGTGGTTGTTTTTGATAACGGCACTACTGCTATGACAGGGTTCCAGCCAAATCCAGGCCAATATATTAGTATCTCAGAGATAGCCAAAACTATGGGAGTTAGATTTGTAATGGAAACTGACCCCTATGACATTAAACAGACAGAAAAAGTCTTTGAAGATGCCCTAAAAAGTGAAGGGCCAGCAGTTGTTGTTGCAAAGCATCTTTGTGCACTTTATGAAGCTAGGAGAGGGAAATCAAAAGCAGTTCCTTACACAGTTGATACTACAAAATGTATAGGGTGCAAATTATGTACCAATGAATTCGGGTGTCCTGCAATTTCTCTCAATTCAGAAGGAAAAGCAACCATAGACCCTGTAGTATGTACTGGATGTGGTGTTTGTGCTCAAATATGTCCGGTTGGTGCAATAAAAGAACTTGAAAGGAGGGATTAA
- a CDS encoding deoxyhypusine synthase, giving the protein MDPKKSVLKESSTEGIEEIPVTGPWLEDVSSLEEVIDYYERIGFQATHLGKAIEIWKKVEAKRAKGEEVRVFLGYTSNIISSGLREIIAYLVKHKKVDVIVTTAGGVEEDFIKALKPFILGEWSVDDAKMREKGINRIGNIFVPNDRYIEFEKYMIPFFERILEMEREEKRPLTASEVIYELGKYMDEKLGKEKEKSILYWAYKNNIPIFCPALTDGSFGDMLYFFKEERGDRELIIDIANDIVKLNNLAITAKETASIILGGSFPKHAIINANLFRGGTDYAIYITTAVPWDGSLSGAPPSEGVSWGKIKAKADYVEIWADATLVFPILVWKVMKE; this is encoded by the coding sequence TTGGATCCAAAAAAGTCCGTTCTCAAGGAGTCATCAACCGAAGGAATAGAAGAAATTCCGGTTACTGGCCCATGGCTTGAAGATGTGAGTAGTTTAGAGGAGGTCATCGATTATTACGAGAGAATAGGATTTCAGGCCACTCATTTAGGAAAAGCCATTGAAATCTGGAAGAAGGTAGAGGCAAAAAGGGCTAAAGGAGAGGAAGTTAGGGTCTTTTTGGGATACACTTCCAACATAATTTCTTCCGGCCTGAGAGAGATTATAGCGTACCTCGTCAAGCACAAGAAGGTTGATGTGATAGTGACTACGGCTGGCGGAGTTGAGGAGGATTTCATAAAAGCTCTAAAGCCCTTTATCCTCGGTGAATGGAGCGTTGACGATGCTAAAATGAGGGAGAAAGGAATAAACAGAATCGGCAACATCTTCGTACCTAATGACCGCTACATCGAGTTCGAGAAGTATATGATTCCATTCTTTGAGAGAATTCTTGAGATGGAGAGGGAAGAAAAGAGGCCTTTAACTGCAAGTGAAGTCATCTACGAGCTCGGAAAATACATGGACGAGAAGCTTGGCAAGGAAAAGGAGAAGAGCATCCTATACTGGGCCTATAAGAACAACATCCCGATATTCTGTCCCGCTTTAACCGACGGTTCCTTTGGAGACATGCTCTACTTTTTCAAGGAAGAAAGAGGAGACAGAGAGCTTATTATAGACATCGCCAACGACATAGTGAAGCTCAACAACCTTGCAATCACGGCAAAAGAAACCGCTTCAATAATTCTCGGCGGCTCTTTCCCGAAACATGCTATAATAAACGCAAACCTCTTCAGAGGAGGAACGGACTATGCTATCTACATCACTACCGCTGTCCCGTGGGACGGTTCGCTAAGCGGTGCACCGCCGAGTGAAGGCGTAAGCTGGGGCAAGATAAAGGCAAAAGCGGATTACGTAGAGATATGGGCCGATGCAACGCTGGTCTTCCCAATTCTGGTGTGGAAGGTTATGAAGGAGTAA
- a CDS encoding pyridoxal phosphate-dependent aminotransferase yields the protein MDINKYIAERVRNLPFSEIRAMLRQVKQIPDAVNLTIGEPDFEPFEPIKKAIVEALYKPSYTGAPRPCAYPPGNGVYELREEIAKKVKTENKIDVTPEEIVITNGAEQGLFLSMLTILNPGEEILLPDPGFVTYGAIAKVISASPTYYPLYEENEFRPLVEDIKRNLTKKTKAILINSPNNPTGAVYAKKDLEEIAELAVEHDLAIISDEPYEKFVYEGKHVSIASLDEEVRKRTISIFSFSKTYGATGLRLGYVVAPPELSKHFAKLLLYNTSGVCVPVQIGGIEALRCCEEEVERIIEEYKARRDLAYKRLSEMPDIHCVKPKGAFYMFPYIGKYGSSKAFALNLLSKAHVGVVPGSAYGEHGEGYIRMYLAKRELLEEAMDRIENALKYLEN from the coding sequence ATGGATATTAACAAATACATCGCTGAGAGAGTGCGTAATCTGCCTTTTTCTGAAATTAGAGCAATGTTAAGGCAAGTTAAGCAGATACCTGATGCAGTAAATCTCACTATTGGAGAGCCTGACTTTGAGCCATTTGAACCCATTAAAAAAGCAATTGTAGAGGCGCTCTATAAGCCAAGCTATACTGGTGCACCTCGTCCTTGTGCATATCCTCCGGGCAATGGAGTTTATGAGCTCAGAGAAGAGATCGCAAAAAAGGTTAAAACAGAAAACAAAATTGATGTCACCCCCGAAGAAATAGTGATAACAAATGGGGCCGAGCAAGGCCTCTTTTTATCTATGTTAACTATTTTAAATCCTGGGGAAGAGATCCTTCTTCCGGATCCAGGATTTGTTACATACGGCGCAATAGCTAAAGTAATCAGTGCCAGTCCTACATATTATCCATTGTACGAGGAGAACGAATTCAGACCCCTTGTAGAGGATATTAAAAGAAACCTTACCAAAAAAACTAAGGCAATACTAATAAACAGTCCTAACAATCCAACGGGAGCAGTCTACGCTAAAAAAGATCTCGAAGAAATAGCAGAGCTCGCAGTTGAACATGATTTGGCAATAATATCCGACGAGCCATACGAAAAATTTGTCTATGAAGGCAAGCATGTAAGTATTGCCTCATTAGATGAAGAAGTTAGAAAAAGAACAATTAGCATCTTCTCTTTTTCAAAAACGTATGGAGCTACAGGGCTTAGACTTGGGTATGTTGTAGCCCCCCCAGAATTGTCAAAACACTTTGCAAAATTGTTGCTTTACAATACTTCAGGAGTGTGTGTGCCGGTACAAATTGGGGGCATAGAAGCATTAAGATGCTGTGAAGAAGAAGTTGAAAGGATAATTGAAGAATACAAGGCAAGACGGGATCTCGCTTATAAACGACTCTCTGAAATGCCAGATATTCATTGTGTAAAACCAAAAGGTGCTTTCTATATGTTCCCATACATTGGAAAATACGGATCTTCAAAAGCATTTGCACTAAATCTATTATCAAAAGCTCACGTGGGAGTAGTGCCCGGAAGCGCATACGGAGAGCATGGCGAGGGATACATTAGGATGTATTTAGCGAAGAGAGAATTACTGGAAGAAGCCATGGATAGAATCGAAAATGCCTTGAAATACTTGGAAAACTAA
- a CDS encoding sodium-dependent transporter has product MSERESWSWELGLIFAALGSAVGLGNIWMFPMLVGENGGAAFLIPYILTIALLAWVGLTIEFNTGRIAQAGPSKAYERLGVPGGKYLGALAVLRVSLVLAWYSSVVGWTIRYIIAPFSSGFWEDPQTYFSTVSSAGQSALFAVIAIVATGLIVMGGVRKGIEPIVKGMMITLFALLIVVVLRAVTLPNALKGLEYYLIPDISKLSPRVVLNAMAQAFFSCSLAGAAMVVYGSYLKKDSDSVVSAITTAFGDTTVAILAGFAVFPLVLAFGISPSAGAGLLFVSLPHAFAEMPGGTLIALIFFIAAAFAGITSTVSMLEVSTEALLQYTKLDRKKVSVILMVLLSLLAVPIAFYPVIWNYARYIVLYTGPIVAILPPIALFWVRNPEETLEDINRGAIKKLGRWFIYWGKYIYPVGILAAYLLNIVG; this is encoded by the coding sequence GTGTCTGAACGTGAATCTTGGTCTTGGGAATTGGGGTTGATATTTGCAGCTTTAGGATCTGCAGTCGGGCTAGGAAATATCTGGATGTTCCCCATGTTAGTGGGGGAGAATGGTGGAGCTGCATTTCTTATACCATATATACTAACAATCGCCCTACTAGCTTGGGTAGGGTTGACAATAGAATTTAACACCGGAAGAATTGCACAAGCAGGACCATCCAAAGCTTACGAAAGACTTGGTGTTCCGGGAGGTAAATACCTTGGAGCACTCGCGGTTTTAAGAGTATCGCTTGTACTTGCATGGTACTCTAGTGTTGTGGGTTGGACTATCCGATATATTATAGCACCATTTTCGTCTGGGTTCTGGGAAGATCCTCAAACCTATTTTAGCACAGTTTCCAGTGCAGGACAGTCAGCATTATTTGCAGTGATAGCAATAGTAGCCACGGGACTAATTGTAATGGGAGGAGTACGAAAGGGAATTGAACCAATTGTCAAGGGAATGATGATAACGCTTTTTGCATTGTTGATCGTTGTAGTTCTCAGAGCTGTAACACTGCCAAATGCCCTTAAGGGATTAGAGTATTATTTGATACCCGATATTAGCAAATTATCTCCTCGGGTTGTTTTAAATGCAATGGCTCAAGCGTTTTTCTCATGCAGTCTTGCAGGAGCTGCAATGGTAGTTTATGGCAGTTACCTGAAAAAAGATTCCGATAGCGTAGTCTCAGCAATCACGACGGCATTTGGAGATACTACTGTAGCCATATTGGCTGGTTTTGCTGTATTTCCACTAGTGCTAGCATTTGGAATTTCCCCCTCTGCAGGTGCGGGGTTATTATTTGTCTCGCTCCCACATGCATTTGCAGAAATGCCTGGCGGCACATTAATTGCGTTAATCTTCTTTATAGCAGCAGCATTTGCCGGGATTACATCCACTGTGTCAATGCTAGAAGTTTCTACTGAAGCTTTGCTTCAATATACCAAACTGGATAGGAAAAAAGTCAGCGTGATCTTGATGGTACTACTCTCACTTCTGGCAGTCCCAATTGCATTTTATCCCGTCATATGGAACTATGCAAGGTACATAGTGCTCTATACTGGACCAATAGTAGCCATATTGCCACCAATAGCACTATTCTGGGTACGTAATCCGGAAGAAACTTTGGAAGATATTAACAGGGGAGCTATCAAAAAATTGGGACGCTGGTTCATATACTGGGGAAAGTACATATACCCAGTAGGAATCTTGGCTGCATATCTACTTAACATTGTGGGGTGA
- a CDS encoding metallophosphoesterase family protein: MRIIAVTDIHGKANKVRELLEHLKGQEFDLILIAGDITHFGGRESAYNILKEFLDFGKSFYAVMGNCDGRDVLELLEELNIGLHGKRVEFNGVGITGIGGSNITPFSTIWEFSEEEIWEILTRNYKDGDIILSHVPPKDTNVDKTFVGTHAGSKSLRKFIEEKQPPLVICGHIHEGTGIDKIGETMIVNPGPLSRGHYAVIDFDEKEKKVKDIVLERFP; this comes from the coding sequence ATGAGGATAATAGCGGTAACAGACATCCATGGTAAGGCTAATAAAGTTAGAGAGCTTCTGGAGCACCTTAAAGGCCAAGAGTTTGACCTTATTCTGATAGCTGGCGACATAACCCATTTCGGGGGCAGAGAATCAGCTTACAACATCTTAAAAGAGTTCTTGGACTTTGGAAAGTCCTTCTATGCTGTCATGGGGAACTGCGACGGCAGAGATGTACTCGAACTGCTTGAGGAGCTTAATATCGGCCTCCACGGCAAAAGGGTAGAGTTCAACGGCGTCGGCATTACTGGAATAGGGGGCTCAAACATAACGCCCTTCTCTACTATATGGGAGTTCAGCGAAGAGGAAATCTGGGAAATTCTGACCAGGAACTATAAAGATGGAGACATAATACTTTCCCACGTCCCGCCAAAAGACACCAATGTAGACAAGACTTTCGTTGGAACCCATGCAGGAAGCAAATCCCTAAGGAAGTTTATAGAGGAGAAGCAACCCCCACTGGTCATATGCGGCCATATACATGAGGGGACTGGAATAGACAAAATAGGAGAAACCATGATCGTAAACCCCGGCCCCTTATCGAGAGGCCACTATGCGGTTATAGACTTTGATGAAAAGGAAAAGAAAGTGAAGGATATTGTCTTGGAGAGATTTCCTTAA